Proteins found in one Neodiprion lecontei isolate iyNeoLeco1 chromosome 6, iyNeoLeco1.1, whole genome shotgun sequence genomic segment:
- the LOC107223048 gene encoding aprataxin, which translates to MHALNAFLFSNYGRQFFNFSFKITRVKTVLATMSKHKLNPNASSDQPAAKKGYWALGLIDSMKDPELRVEEDDKVVVIKDKFPKAEFHFLILPKLEISGILSLRKEHEDLLKHMDDVAKNMTEKYSHKEFKIGYHAVPNMQRLHLHVISTDFNSPCLKTKVHWNSFTSPFFKSSQSIRKELRENGKIKKMSCEECDGYLKRPLQCHKCKTFPKNMPELKRHISTHT; encoded by the exons ATGCACGCGTTGAACgcattcttattttcaaattacgggagacaatttttcaatttttcattcaaaattacaaGGGTTAAAACAGTATTGGCAACTATGAGTAAGCATAAATTGAATCCGAATGCGTCGAGCGATCAACCAGCTGCCAAAAAGGGATACTGGGCTTTAGGATTGATTGATTCTATGAAGGACCCTGAATTACGTGTTGAAGAAGATGACAAAGTTGTTGTTATAAAGGACAAGTTTCCAAAAGCTGAATTTCACTTTCTGATATTGCCAAAGTTAGAGATTTCTGGAATCCTAAGCCTTCGAAAAGAACACGAGGACCTTTTAAAGCATATGGATGATGTGGCAAAAAATATGACAGAGAAATATTCACACAAAGAATTTAA AATAGGATACCATGCAGTTCCGAACATGCAAAGATTACACCTTCATGTTATAAGCACAGATTTCAACAGCCCTTGTTTGAAGACCAAAGTCCATTGGAATTCATTCACGAGtcctttttttaaatcttcacAAA GTATTCGAAAAGAACTGCGAgagaatggaaaaataaaaaaaatgagctGCGAAGAATGTGATGGTTATTTAAAACGTCCTCTACAATGTCACAAATGTAAGACCTTTCCAAAGAATATGCCAGAATTAAAAAGGCACATATCTACCCATACTTGA
- the LOC107223064 gene encoding tektin-2 isoform X1 has protein sequence MAKSVTTYEKPTPHISLPDWYAKQWELQQSANTRRNDAFELRNAARQIRSETKIKTDWDTYMNNTRLADRVTELSRWRELTEKQLEKLNHEIQLLKDERSDTEKELENLNLPLQVTAECISMRDCRRGTELTYDEANDELKKELCVIEGVKQLLTNRVQAAWEKLNRLEEVKFKVGLDLQDKIDTIEIDTENLNLNRTCANISYKPNALRTPKKTISYEAWKDHCRYSKLLADNEMSDTYNFREAMQVVRERARNDIRAQQDVSDFTLRKRIYQTQKARNELDWQKMKMQKEIDIMLKEIARLEDALLAKIDAIKCAETRLENRTYRPGFELCRDEADLGLKDEVLQLRQTREDLINKINCAKATYNGLESLLIRIDKNLDDKQHSLMTDIMCLDMRARLKTGDRAPLANETDRNIVLTRMEQEIPIES, from the exons ATGGCTAAATCTGTAACCACGTATGAGAAGCCTACGCCACATATTA GCTTACCGGATTGGTATGCAAAGCAATGGGAACTTCAGCAATCTGCCAATACCCGTAGGAATGACGCCTTTGAATTACGCAATGCAGCCCGTCAGATACGCtcagaaacaaaaattaaaaccgACTGGGATACGTACATGAATAATACTCGACTAGCAGATCG AGTTACTGAACTGTCAAGATGGCGTGAACTCACTGAAAAACAACTTGAGAAATTAAATCACGAAATACAACTTTTGAAAGATGAACGTAGCGACACTGAAAAAGAGTTGGAAAACTTGAACTTGCCACTCCAAGTTACTGCTGAGTGTATTTCGATGAGAGATTGCAGAAGGGGTACGGAACTAACTTATGACGAGGCTAATGATGAGTTGAAAAAGGAGCTTTGTGTTATCGAAGGCGTTAAGCAGTTATTAACCAATAG AGTTCAAGCGGCATGGGAAAAGTTGAACCGTTTGGAAGAAGTAAAGTTTAAAGTTGGACTCGATTTGCAAGATAAAATTGATACCATTGAAATTGACACGGAAAATCTGAACTTAAACCGTACTTGTGCTAATATTAGCTATAAACCAAATGCTTTGAGGACACCAAAAAA AACTATCTCTTACGAAGCATGGAAGGACCACTGTCGCTACTCCAAACTTTTAGCTGATAACGAAATGAGTGACACATACAATTTTCGAGAGGCCATGCAAGTTGTTAGAGAAAGAGCCAGGAATGATATAAGAGCTCAGCAAGATGTCTCAGACTTTACGTTGCGAAAGAGAATATATCAAACGCAAAAAGCGCGAAACGAACTAGACTggcaaaaaatgaaa ATGCAAAAGGAAATAGATATAATGTTGAAAGAGATAGCAAGATTGGAAGATGCACTTTTGGCTAAAATTGATGCAATTAAGTGTGCTGAGACAAGATTGGAAAATCGTACATATCGTCCGGGTTTTGAGCTTTGTAGAGATGAGGCAGATTTGGGGCTCAAGGATGAAGTATTGCAATTAAGACAAACTCGAGAAGAtcttataaataaaatcaattgtGCGAA aGCAACATACAACGGCTTGGAATCACTCCTGATTCGTATTGACAAAAACTTGGATGACAAGCAGCATTCTCTGATGACAGACATCATGTGCTTGGATATGAGAGCTCGATTAAAAACAGGCGACCGCGCACCATTGGCCAATGAAACTGATCGCAATATAGTGCTGACGCGCATGGAGCAAGAAATACCAATTGAATCATaa
- the LOC107223064 gene encoding tektin-2 isoform X2 produces the protein MAKSVTTYEKPTPHISLPDWYAKQWELQQSANTRRNDAFELRNAARQIRSETKIKTDWDTYMNNTRLADRVTELSRWRELTEKQLEKLNHEIQLLKDERSDTEKELENLNLPLQVTAECISMRDCRRGTELTYDEANDELKKELCVIEGVKQLLTNRTISYEAWKDHCRYSKLLADNEMSDTYNFREAMQVVRERARNDIRAQQDVSDFTLRKRIYQTQKARNELDWQKMKMQKEIDIMLKEIARLEDALLAKIDAIKCAETRLENRTYRPGFELCRDEADLGLKDEVLQLRQTREDLINKINCAKATYNGLESLLIRIDKNLDDKQHSLMTDIMCLDMRARLKTGDRAPLANETDRNIVLTRMEQEIPIES, from the exons ATGGCTAAATCTGTAACCACGTATGAGAAGCCTACGCCACATATTA GCTTACCGGATTGGTATGCAAAGCAATGGGAACTTCAGCAATCTGCCAATACCCGTAGGAATGACGCCTTTGAATTACGCAATGCAGCCCGTCAGATACGCtcagaaacaaaaattaaaaccgACTGGGATACGTACATGAATAATACTCGACTAGCAGATCG AGTTACTGAACTGTCAAGATGGCGTGAACTCACTGAAAAACAACTTGAGAAATTAAATCACGAAATACAACTTTTGAAAGATGAACGTAGCGACACTGAAAAAGAGTTGGAAAACTTGAACTTGCCACTCCAAGTTACTGCTGAGTGTATTTCGATGAGAGATTGCAGAAGGGGTACGGAACTAACTTATGACGAGGCTAATGATGAGTTGAAAAAGGAGCTTTGTGTTATCGAAGGCGTTAAGCAGTTATTAACCAATAG AACTATCTCTTACGAAGCATGGAAGGACCACTGTCGCTACTCCAAACTTTTAGCTGATAACGAAATGAGTGACACATACAATTTTCGAGAGGCCATGCAAGTTGTTAGAGAAAGAGCCAGGAATGATATAAGAGCTCAGCAAGATGTCTCAGACTTTACGTTGCGAAAGAGAATATATCAAACGCAAAAAGCGCGAAACGAACTAGACTggcaaaaaatgaaa ATGCAAAAGGAAATAGATATAATGTTGAAAGAGATAGCAAGATTGGAAGATGCACTTTTGGCTAAAATTGATGCAATTAAGTGTGCTGAGACAAGATTGGAAAATCGTACATATCGTCCGGGTTTTGAGCTTTGTAGAGATGAGGCAGATTTGGGGCTCAAGGATGAAGTATTGCAATTAAGACAAACTCGAGAAGAtcttataaataaaatcaattgtGCGAA aGCAACATACAACGGCTTGGAATCACTCCTGATTCGTATTGACAAAAACTTGGATGACAAGCAGCATTCTCTGATGACAGACATCATGTGCTTGGATATGAGAGCTCGATTAAAAACAGGCGACCGCGCACCATTGGCCAATGAAACTGATCGCAATATAGTGCTGACGCGCATGGAGCAAGAAATACCAATTGAATCATaa
- the LOC107223066 gene encoding U3 small nucleolar RNA-associated protein 6 homolog, with protein sequence MAEFVEKRCEDMIPELEQLERIKIFDKNEIRGIAKKRKEYEYKIQRHTKCKEDYLRYIQYEMDLLKLIRQRRDKLGINQKKSDIDYTIANKVNVLYKQAIFKFQDDLRFWIAYMKFCKHVRFHSSISRMMGRMLQVHQDKPKCWHIAARWEAEEAHNIQNARQFLLRGLHFHPDSQLLFTDAFKLELSEALANKQNASSVNDTPTPATNDEDVPIELKRAYVIYLQAFKRIKDIKFIIDLLNIAKEHSNTEKIQNKIVSDIVEEYAHEPLMWDTMARRELEGLVLPSGNDTPMEIDSTAQSSLRDRISLCNEVYQTAVKKIKTEEMWSLYIDCILEINHETGSLPNYKRKLLRNALTQAHQAGKLREKYYLQWIGMLSTNKKDENDQKRLYEVLCWATDALPKSVDLWQARLRYHLAFGQEDSATAAFVKATEILGEKSLPLWKMRLLHVQTKSPEETEQIFQAALQEGPTIAKDMKPTYIEWLVLTKSIQVARKVYDNLCLQPPPCLELHKKMAAIEMMQPEVSLKHARRPHEMATLQFGKTNTDVWMDYIMFELKAGDPKKVGEIHVRAVKTLEAVLTDNFISEFSLIKTNSDAIEQVQ encoded by the exons ATGGCAGAATTTGTTGAGAAACGATGCGAGGATATGATCCCTGAATTGGAACAACTGGAGCGGATaaagattttcgataaaaatgaaataag AGGGATCGCCAAAAAGCGTAAAGAATACGAGTACAAAATCCAACGTCATACCAAGTGCAAGGAAGACTATTTGCGCTATATACAGTACGAGATGGACTTGCTCAAACTTATTAGACAACGTAGAGAT AAACTAGgtataaatcaaaaaaaatcagacaTCGACTACACCATTGCAAATAAAGTCAACGTACTGTATAAGCAAGCTATTTTCAAGTTCCAAGATGATTTGAGATTCTGGATTGCTtatatgaaattttgtaaacatgTT cgtTTTCACAGCAGTATTAGTCGCATGATGGGAAGAATGTTGCAAGTTCACCAAGATAAGCCAAAATGTTGGCACATCGCTGCACGGTGGGAAGCGGAAGAGGCACACAACATTCAAAATGCACGACAGTTCTTGCTAAGGGGTCTACATTTTCATCCAGATTCTCAGTTACTCTTTACTGATGCTTTTAA ATTAGAATTATCGGAGGCTTTGGCTAACAAACAAAACGCTTCAAGTGTCAACGATACCCCAACACCAGCTACAAACGATGAAGATGTGCCTATCGAGTTGAAACGAGCCTACGTCATATATCTCCAAGCGTTCAAACGCATTAaagatattaaatttataatagaTTTGTTGAATATTGCAAAGGAACATAGCaatactgaaaaaattcagaacaaAATTGTCTC TGATATCGTGGAAGAATATGCTCACGAACCTCTGATGTGGGATACAATGGCTCGGCGGGAACTTGAAGGCCTTGTTTTACCATCCGGTAATGACACACCAATGGAAATTGATTCGACGGCACAAAGTTCTCTCCGAGATCGCATCAGTCTATGCAATGAAGTCTATCAAactgctgtaaaaaaaataaaaactgaagAAATGTGGTCTTTATATATAGATTGTATATTGGAAATTAATCATGAGACTGGTTCTCTACCGAATTACAAAAGAAAGCTACTTAGAAATGCTTTGACACAAGCTCACCAGGCTGGTaaattaagagaaaaatattatttgcaATGG attGGCATGCTGAGTACTAATAAGAAAGACGAGAATGATCAAAAACGATTGTACGAAGTTCTATGTTGGGCTACAGATGCATTACCGAAAAGCGTCGATCTTTGGCAAGCAAGATTAAGATATCATCTTGCCTTTGGCCAAGAAGATAGTGCCACAGCTGCTTTTGTCAAG GCAACGGAAATTTTGGGGGAAAAGTCACTGCCCTTATGGAAAATGAGGTTGTTGCACGTTCAGACTAAGAGCCCAGAGGAAAccgaacaaatttttcaagcagCGTTACAAGAGGGGCCAACTATTGCAAAGGATATGAAACCGACATACATCGAATGGCTAGTTCTCACCAAAA GTATTCAAGTTGCACGAAAGGTATACGATAATTTGTGCCTTCAACCACCCCCCTGCTTGGAATTGCACAAGAAAATGGCTGCTATAGAAATGATGCAGCCTGAGGTGTCGTTGAAACATGCTCGCCGTCCACATGAAATGGCTACATTGCAGTTTGGCAAAACAAATACAGATGTATGGATGGACTACATTATGTTTGAGTTAAAAGCAGGAGACCCCAAAAAGGTGGGTGAAATTCATGTGAGAGCTGTGAAAACATTGGAAGCCGTGCTTACAGATAATTTCATTTCTGAATTCAGTTTGATTAAAACGAATTCAGACGCTATTGAACAAGTCCAATGA